AAAATAGTCAATCAGGCTGACATCGGCATTTTTTATGTACTCGAACAGTTCATGGGTCCTGGCGGATAAGCCGACAACGGAATCAGGTCCTAAATATTCCCGGCAGACATCCACGGGAATATCCGTTTGGCCCACATGGATGCCGTCAACATGTATGCCTTGTTTTCTTGCTGCCAAAATCACATCAAGGCGGTCATTGACCAACAGGGTCACAATGTCTGATTTGCCGGCTTGGGCGATCACTTCGGCTGCCTGGCCGGTTAATTCGATCAATTCCCGGGCAGAGGCCGTTTTGGACCGAACCTGCACACACGTAATACCTGCCTTCACCGCATCCAGGATAATGGGGGCTACAGGACGGCCTTTGGTATTCTCCTGCCCCACCACAAAATATGCTGAAATATCCAGTTTACTTCTCATATGTTAAACCTCCTCAATATCAAAAGGGTTGTCTGCAATTTCTTTAGGGGTTGCTTTATACAATTCGTCAAGAAAATGAACCTGAAAACTTGCCGGGGCATCTGTTTTTTCAGCAGCGCGGCGACCGGCCAAATTATAGACCGCCGTACCTGTCAATGCAGCGAAAACGCAGAACTCGCCGTTGCATAGACAGCCATGACACCGCCTAAAGAGCATCCGGACCCGGTGATTTTTTCCATAAAATGGGAGCCGCCATGGCAAAGGGCTGCAACAGACCCATTGGTCACCAGATACTGGGTTTATAGGATTTAAAGTCCTGCAACACCCGGGTCCGCAGCTCACCGATACCGATGGCCACAGGATCTAAAACCCATGGTTTCCCACTGAAATGCAAGGTTTTTGCCATGCAGGGTAAAGTCTTTTCATAGACAGGCTCAAGGGTGCCCACGTTTATGTAGGCCCCCCCCCCCGCCTGGGCCAAAAAATGCGCTTCATCAGGCATATAAACCATGGCTGCCGCACCGCCCACGGCAAGTTGGGCATTGGCGACAAAATTAATGGTCACCGTGTTGGTAACTGATCCTGCCATGGGATTGGTCTGCTTTACGGTTTCAACGGCATGAATTATTCCGGCTTGAAGATCCTTTATAAGACTCACTTATCATTACTCCTTTGGCTGGTATTATCCGAATCAAGTTCAATAGCCTAACCATGTATCCAAAAAATTGTGAAAGATCAATTCTTGTCTTGAAAGGCAAGCATAAATGGAACTAAAATGGCGCCATTTTATATTTTTACGTACCCATAAATATGGATTCAAATGGAAAAAAGCAGAGAACAAGAGATAAATGACTATATTCAACGAGACCCCTTTGCCCAACTACCCCTTTGCCCAACTATTGGGTGCAAAAATTGAGATATTGAAACCGGGACATAGTCGGGTGACATTGCTGATCAATGATGACATGGTGAATTTTCATGGGATCACCCACTGAGGTGTGATTTTTTGATCTTTAAATAATAAAAAGGCCATTATGGTTATGACAATAATTTGTCCCGATTGTAACATTGTAAATCAGAAAAGCTGGGGTAGTAAATGCAAATAAATATAATAGGATAACAGAAGTTGGCAAATCATAAGTTAATTTCTTGAAGCTTAACGCCATACATGCGAAGCTTAGCATGCCGGTCAACGCAAATATGAACCAGTTTTGTTTTTCAAACATTAGTTTCACCTATATGACCTCACGGAATCCGAACATAGAATCCTATATTTAATAAAATTTTTTAAAAAAACACCCGGTTTTTCGATATTCACCGGGCAGAAAGTTCGATTCCTGCCGGAATAAAACTTTTAATGCAGTGATCCCCGCGCGGCAGTTCTGCAAGGCCTTTACCTGAAAAGTTCAGAGCCTGAACATGGGAGATAAACGCCCGTGCATAATCCAGATAGGTGTTGACCGTTGTTCCGGGCACCTGCGATGCCGCACCAAACCCTTGATACCCGTCTTTGCCCGAGGCAATAAAATCATTGGCCACCACCACATAACTGCGCTCGTCCTCAAACGGAACATATCTACCGGATGCGCGTTCCCGAACCTCCAGCCCGAAAAAACGGCTGCCAAAGGGCTTGCGCGCATCAATATCGTACCGCAGGCCGTAGGCATAGGGAAACGCACCTTTTGCATCGTTTCTCAGCATATATTCCAGGGCCTGTTCAAGGACTTGCCGGATATTTTGACCGGACATTTTAATTTCAATCAGGGTATTTGAAAACGGCAGCATCCCGTAGACCGTGCTGTAACGGATCGCCCCCTTTTGAATACCGGTGCGGATCCCACCCGCATTTTGTATGCACATGTCCGCATGGGGAACCTGTGCATAAAACGCCTGTGCCACCAGCGGCGCCAGACAGCTTCCCAGAGGCATTGGTTGGGTACCGTGAACCTGACCCGGCACCCGCACATGCACCAGATCCTGGGGGGCGGTTCCGATAACGATTTCGCCTTTTTCTGCCACCTGCCGGGAAAACTGCTCCAAAACAGCGGCAACTGCGGCATTTTCAGGGACAATATCCAGGCCGGCTGCCCGCCGGCATCGGTCCCCCAGCACCAGATGGGGCTGACCAG
Above is a window of uncultured Desulfobacter sp. DNA encoding:
- a CDS encoding thiamine phosphate synthase: MRSKLDISAYFVVGQENTKGRPVAPIILDAVKAGITCVQVRSKTASARELIELTGQAAEVIAQAGKSDIVTLLVNDRLDVILAARKQGIHVDGIHVGQTDIPVDVCREYLGPDSVVGLSARTHELFEYIKNADVSLIDYFGAGPLHETKTKPDSGLDIDGKRITRSIDDITTLAQLSSIPVVVGGGVKLADIPELARTGVAGFFVVSAISEADEPGHEAANLVKVWNRHKP
- a CDS encoding hydroxyethylthiazole kinase is translated as MSLIKDLQAGIIHAVETVKQTNPMAGSVTNTVTINFVANAQLAVGGAAAMVYMPDEAHFLAQAGGGAYINVGTLEPVYEKTLPCMAKTLHFSGKPWVLDPVAIGIGELRTRVLQDFKSYKPSIW